In one Massilia endophytica genomic region, the following are encoded:
- a CDS encoding M61 family metallopeptidase — MRFIRPALGASLLLSACAALAAPLTSLRIDVSPLLDGPRPALKVDVRYRAQSGGQCAIELPNEWADQQAMYKAVQKLRLVGTSAMLRETDKPHVRSFDCKRNQPIHLQYELRQEDEAPLNNARRYRFSMDPAHFHLIGYAGWVLPKAEENDPLKVDLRWVSMPSAWVLANSFGTEARRQTVSATFDRFRAAVFVGGDFRLGATKDEAGRGVTVAMRGNWSFSDRAFADKASAIIRAERDFWRSKESSYLVTVIPITEPPGARSLGGTSLTAAFAMFLTPNAQLDDLSTLLAHEYFHNWNSQQLGAMAEPQQSVYWISEGFTDYYAPLLLLRSGQMTLDAYIGHTNALLKNVYVSPVREADNQHVIQAFWSDPNVQKLPYNRGTLLAMEWQAQIHAASGGRKSFDDVMYGLRQQVEAAERAKAEAPALTAARVAGLLDQLGAADAAGLVQRHIEAGRLIAPRAEWFGPAVELQQIELPLFELGLDLPKLKEKVIGGVTEGSAPYVAGLRNDQKVIKRTPIYLGNTDQTIEVTVEADGGEQTYRYQPRAAKGLVVPQFRLRTDATPEQLAQTRQLLGIPHR, encoded by the coding sequence ATGCGCTTTATCCGGCCGGCACTTGGTGCCTCACTTCTGCTGTCCGCCTGCGCGGCGCTCGCCGCGCCTCTCACCTCGCTGAGGATTGATGTTTCGCCCCTGCTGGACGGTCCGCGGCCAGCCCTGAAGGTGGACGTGCGCTACCGCGCCCAGAGCGGCGGGCAGTGCGCCATCGAACTTCCCAACGAATGGGCCGACCAGCAGGCCATGTACAAGGCCGTGCAGAAGCTGCGGCTGGTGGGAACGTCCGCCATGCTGCGCGAAACGGACAAGCCCCATGTGCGCAGTTTCGACTGCAAGCGCAACCAGCCCATCCATCTCCAGTACGAACTGCGCCAGGAGGACGAGGCGCCGCTGAACAATGCGCGCCGCTACCGGTTCTCCATGGACCCGGCCCACTTCCACCTGATCGGCTATGCGGGCTGGGTGCTGCCCAAAGCCGAGGAGAACGATCCGCTGAAAGTGGACCTGCGCTGGGTCTCCATGCCCTCCGCCTGGGTACTGGCCAACAGCTTCGGTACGGAGGCCAGGCGGCAGACGGTGTCCGCCACCTTCGACCGCTTCCGCGCCGCAGTCTTTGTCGGCGGCGACTTCCGGCTTGGTGCCACGAAGGATGAAGCGGGGCGCGGCGTCACCGTCGCCATGCGCGGCAACTGGTCCTTCAGCGACCGGGCCTTCGCGGACAAGGCCAGCGCGATCATCCGCGCGGAACGGGACTTCTGGCGCAGCAAGGAGTCCTCCTATCTGGTCACGGTCATTCCCATTACCGAGCCGCCTGGCGCCAGGTCGCTTGGCGGCACCAGCCTGACGGCCGCATTCGCCATGTTCCTCACTCCGAATGCGCAGCTGGACGACCTGTCGACCTTGCTGGCGCACGAATACTTCCACAACTGGAACAGCCAGCAGCTTGGCGCCATGGCCGAGCCGCAGCAGTCCGTGTACTGGATCAGCGAAGGGTTCACGGATTACTACGCCCCGCTGCTCCTGCTGCGCAGCGGCCAGATGACGCTCGACGCCTACATCGGCCACACCAATGCGCTGCTGAAGAACGTGTATGTGTCGCCCGTGCGCGAGGCGGACAACCAGCACGTGATCCAGGCCTTCTGGAGCGACCCCAATGTGCAGAAGCTGCCCTACAACCGCGGTACGCTGCTGGCCATGGAATGGCAGGCGCAGATTCATGCTGCCAGCGGCGGGCGCAAGTCATTCGACGATGTCATGTACGGCTTGCGGCAACAGGTGGAAGCTGCCGAGAGGGCCAAGGCCGAGGCGCCTGCGCTGACGGCGGCGCGCGTGGCGGGCCTGCTGGACCAGCTGGGAGCTGCCGATGCGGCGGGCCTGGTGCAGCGCCACATCGAAGCGGGCAGGCTGATTGCTCCACGCGCCGAATGGTTTGGTCCTGCGGTGGAACTGCAGCAGATCGAACTGCCCCTGTTCGAGCTGGGGCTGGACCTGCCGAAGCTGAAGGAGAAGGTGATTGGCGGCGTGACGGAAGGCAGCGCGCCATATGTGGCTGGCCTGCGCAACGACCAGAAGGTCATCAAGCGCACGCCCATCTACCTGGGCAACACCGACCAGACCATTGAAGTGACGGTGGAAGCGGACGGCGGCGAACAGACCTACCGCTACCAGCCCCGCGCCGCCAAAGGCCTCGTCGTGCCCCAGTTCCGCCTGCGCACCGACGCCACCCCTGAGCAGCTGGCCCAAACCAGACAGCTCCTAGGCATCCCCCACCGCTGA
- the nth gene encoding endonuclease III: MNPAKRHEIFRRLREANPKPTTELEYTTPFELLIAVLLSAQATDVGVNKATRRLYPVANTPQAMLDLGLDELMSYIQTIGLYRTKAKNVLASCQILIDKYGGEVPHDREALESLPGVGRKTANVVLNTAFGDPTIAVDTHIFRVSNRTNLAPGKNVDIVEQKLMKFVPKEFLQDAHHWLILHGRYTCLARKPLCWNCLIVDLCEYKAKTPAPANA; this comes from the coding sequence ATGAACCCAGCCAAACGCCACGAAATCTTCCGCCGCCTGCGCGAAGCCAATCCCAAGCCCACCACCGAACTCGAATACACGACCCCGTTCGAACTGCTGATTGCTGTGCTGCTCTCGGCGCAGGCGACCGACGTGGGCGTCAACAAGGCCACGCGCCGCCTCTACCCGGTCGCCAACACCCCGCAGGCCATGCTCGACCTCGGCCTGGACGAGCTGATGAGCTACATCCAGACCATCGGCTTATACCGGACGAAGGCCAAGAACGTGCTGGCCAGCTGCCAGATCCTGATCGACAAGTACGGCGGCGAAGTGCCGCACGACCGGGAAGCGCTGGAAAGCCTGCCGGGCGTCGGCCGCAAGACGGCGAACGTGGTGCTGAACACGGCGTTTGGCGACCCGACGATTGCGGTGGACACGCACATCTTCCGGGTCTCGAACCGGACGAATCTCGCGCCCGGGAAGAATGTCGACATCGTCGAGCAGAAGCTGATGAAGTTCGTGCCGAAAGAGTTCCTGCAGGACGCCCACCACTGGCTGATCCTGCACGGCCGCTACACCTGCCTCGCGCGCAAGCCCCTGTGCTGGAACTGCCTGATCGTCGACCTCTGCGAATACAAAGCCAAAACCCCCGCCCCCGCCAACGCCTGA
- the rsxB gene encoding electron transport complex subunit RsxB has product MSFYRKHRTVTDIKPLADRIEDVLPQTQCTKCGYAGCRPYAEAIAAGEAEINQCPPGGAEGIMRLSSVTGRKVIPLNPVNGFERPRAVAFIDESLCIGCTLCIQACPVDAIMGAAKQMHTIIPELCTGCDLCVAPCPVDCIVMYPVTETTGWQAWSQADADAARERHDFRKVRLQREREENDARLAAKAQAKMAAVDRLNPENAAEEAEKERKRAIIAAAMERARQRAEAAKADKNAE; this is encoded by the coding sequence ATGTCGTTTTATCGAAAGCACCGCACCGTGACCGACATCAAGCCGCTGGCCGACCGCATCGAAGACGTACTGCCGCAGACGCAATGCACCAAGTGCGGCTATGCGGGCTGCCGTCCCTATGCCGAGGCGATTGCGGCGGGCGAAGCGGAAATCAACCAGTGCCCGCCGGGCGGAGCCGAAGGCATCATGCGCCTCTCCTCGGTCACCGGACGCAAGGTCATTCCGCTCAATCCCGTCAACGGCTTCGAACGGCCGCGTGCTGTTGCCTTCATCGACGAATCGCTGTGCATCGGCTGCACCCTGTGCATCCAGGCCTGTCCCGTGGACGCCATCATGGGCGCGGCCAAGCAGATGCACACCATCATTCCCGAGCTGTGCACGGGCTGCGACCTGTGCGTGGCGCCCTGCCCGGTGGACTGCATTGTGATGTACCCCGTCACGGAAACGACGGGCTGGCAGGCCTGGAGCCAGGCCGACGCCGACGCCGCGCGCGAACGCCACGACTTCCGCAAGGTCCGGCTGCAGCGCGAGCGGGAAGAGAACGACGCGCGGCTGGCCGCCAAGGCCCAGGCCAAGATGGCGGCGGTGGACCGCCTCAATCCCGAGAACGCCGCCGAAGAAGCCGAGAAAGAACGCAAGCGTGCCATCATCGCGGCCGCCATGGAGCGCGCCCGCCAGCGCGCCGAAGCCGCGAAAGCCGACAAAAACGCCGAATGA
- a CDS encoding substrate-binding periplasmic protein encodes MALLKPAALGFCLACCLSAQATAPLRLAAEEWPPFASPSLPEHGLSPAMMQPVFAKLGREAVVDYFPWKRAMELGLHDARYAGFLPVWRTPEREKLCHFSVPLGNTLTVLAYLKDTPIEVRDMAELENYRIGTVAGYANGERFDALVRQHRIAVEEGVNDETNLRKLLIRRFPAIVIERRVLQRLLASKHFTDADRARIAVNDDLFRERPVHICFKRTPEGLALQRAFNEAARGVDMQKLERDYLRRIGNEAESALPGIVD; translated from the coding sequence ATGGCTCTCTTGAAACCGGCCGCGCTGGGCTTCTGCCTGGCCTGCTGCCTGTCCGCCCAGGCCACGGCGCCACTGCGCCTGGCGGCCGAGGAATGGCCGCCCTTCGCCTCGCCTTCGCTGCCGGAGCACGGCCTGTCGCCCGCCATGATGCAGCCCGTCTTTGCGAAGCTGGGCCGCGAGGCCGTGGTCGACTACTTTCCCTGGAAGCGGGCCATGGAGCTGGGCCTGCACGATGCGCGCTATGCGGGCTTCCTGCCGGTGTGGCGCACGCCCGAGCGTGAGAAGCTTTGCCATTTTTCCGTCCCGCTGGGGAATACGCTCACGGTGCTGGCCTATCTCAAGGACACGCCCATCGAGGTGCGCGACATGGCGGAACTGGAGAACTACCGTATTGGCACCGTCGCTGGCTATGCCAACGGCGAGCGCTTCGACGCCCTCGTGCGGCAGCACAGGATCGCGGTGGAGGAGGGCGTGAATGACGAGACCAATCTGCGCAAGCTGCTGATACGCCGCTTTCCCGCCATCGTGATCGAGCGCCGCGTCCTGCAGCGCCTCCTGGCCAGCAAGCACTTCACGGACGCCGACCGTGCGCGGATCGCCGTCAACGACGATCTGTTCCGGGAACGCCCCGTGCACATCTGCTTCAAGCGTACGCCGGAAGGGCTGGCGCTGCAGCGCGCCTTCAACGAGGCAGCGCGCGGCGTGGACATGCAGAAGCTGGAGCGGGATTACCTTCGCCGTATTGGGAATGAGGCGGAGAGTGCACTGCCAGGCATAGTTGACTGA
- a CDS encoding polyhydroxyalkanoate depolymerase, producing MLYQLHEMQRTFLNPLMQWAEASSKLFSNPVSPFAHTPFSQRIAAGYELLYRLGKDYEKPAFGIDTTTIKGKQTIGILEHVAVTKPFCRLIHFKKDISDKEFKALKQPTVLLVAPLSGHHATLLRDTVRGLLPEHDVYITDWTDARMVPLSEGPFHLNDYVYYVQDFIRHLGPDLHVISVCQPTVPVLAAISLMATNKDPKLPKTMTMMGGPIDPRKSPTAVNNLATEKPYSWFENTVIYPVPPNYPGFGRKVYPGFLQHAGFIAMNPGRHAQSHREFYMHLVRGDDEPAESHRKFYDEYNAVLDMPAEYYLDTIQTVFKEFRLPQGTWEVGGQLVRPQDITTVALLTVEGELDDISGAGQTQAAHELCTGIPASKQEDYVVPQAGHYGIFSGRRWRELVCPKITEFIRKNA from the coding sequence ATGCTTTACCAACTTCACGAGATGCAGCGCACCTTCCTCAACCCGCTGATGCAGTGGGCCGAGGCCTCGTCCAAGCTCTTCAGCAATCCCGTATCGCCCTTCGCCCACACGCCTTTTTCCCAGCGTATCGCCGCAGGCTACGAACTGCTCTACCGCCTGGGCAAGGACTACGAGAAGCCTGCATTCGGCATCGACACCACCACCATCAAGGGCAAGCAAACGATTGGCATCCTTGAGCACGTGGCCGTCACCAAGCCTTTCTGCCGCCTGATCCACTTCAAGAAGGACATCAGCGACAAGGAGTTCAAGGCCCTCAAGCAGCCCACCGTGCTGCTGGTGGCCCCCCTGTCCGGCCACCATGCCACCCTGCTGCGCGACACCGTGCGCGGCCTGCTGCCGGAGCATGACGTCTACATCACCGACTGGACCGACGCGCGCATGGTGCCCCTGTCGGAAGGTCCTTTCCACCTGAACGACTACGTCTATTATGTGCAGGACTTCATCCGCCACCTGGGCCCGGACCTGCACGTGATCTCCGTCTGCCAGCCCACCGTGCCGGTGCTGGCGGCCATCTCCCTGATGGCCACCAACAAGGACCCCAAGCTGCCCAAGACCATGACCATGATGGGCGGCCCCATCGACCCGCGCAAGTCGCCCACGGCCGTCAACAACCTGGCCACGGAAAAGCCCTATTCCTGGTTCGAGAACACCGTGATCTATCCGGTGCCGCCGAACTATCCGGGCTTCGGCCGCAAGGTCTACCCGGGCTTCCTGCAGCATGCAGGCTTCATTGCCATGAACCCGGGCCGCCACGCCCAGAGCCACCGCGAGTTCTACATGCACCTGGTGCGCGGCGACGACGAGCCGGCCGAAAGCCACCGCAAGTTCTACGACGAATACAATGCCGTGCTGGACATGCCTGCCGAGTACTATCTCGACACCATCCAGACCGTGTTCAAGGAATTCCGCCTGCCCCAGGGCACCTGGGAAGTGGGCGGCCAGCTGGTGCGGCCGCAGGACATCACCACCGTGGCCCTGCTGACCGTGGAAGGAGAGCTGGACGACATCTCCGGCGCGGGCCAGACGCAGGCGGCGCACGAGCTGTGCACCGGCATCCCGGCCAGCAAGCAGGAAGACTATGTGGTGCCGCAGGCCGGGCACTACGGCATCTTCTCGGGCCGCCGCTGGCGCGAGCTGGTATGCCCGAAGATCACAGAGTTCATCCGCAAGAACGCCTGA
- a CDS encoding NAD(P)/FAD-dependent oxidoreductase: MSNVSTTPDGVIEADAVIIGAGPVGLFQVFELGLLEIKAHVIDSLNAVGGQCVELYPDKPIYDIPAVPSCTGQELTDNLLKQIAPFEPTFHLGQEVTVVQKRADGRFDVETSTGTKFITKTIFIAAGVGSFQARTMKVDGIEAFENSQLFYRVKDPALFEGKNLVICGGGDSALDWALNFVGKAESVVLLHRREEFRAAPASVAKMKQLCDEYEMQLIIGQASGFETKDGKLSELRVTGADGVTRRVPLDMLLVFYGLSPKLGPIAEWGLEIERKQLKVMNTEKFETNVPGIFAVGDINTYPGKKKLILSGFHEAALAAFGAAPYIFPDKKIHMQYTTTSPKLHKVLGVETPVFD, from the coding sequence ATGAGTAACGTAAGCACCACCCCTGACGGCGTCATCGAAGCCGATGCCGTCATTATCGGCGCGGGTCCCGTCGGCCTGTTCCAGGTCTTCGAACTGGGCCTGCTGGAGATCAAGGCCCACGTGATCGACTCGCTGAACGCCGTCGGCGGCCAGTGCGTGGAACTCTATCCCGACAAGCCCATTTACGACATTCCCGCCGTGCCGTCCTGCACCGGCCAGGAGCTGACGGACAACCTGCTGAAGCAGATCGCGCCCTTCGAGCCCACCTTCCACCTGGGCCAGGAAGTGACCGTGGTGCAGAAGCGCGCCGACGGCCGCTTCGACGTCGAAACGAGCACCGGCACCAAGTTCATCACCAAGACCATCTTCATCGCCGCGGGCGTGGGCTCCTTCCAGGCGCGCACCATGAAGGTGGACGGCATCGAGGCCTTCGAGAACTCGCAGCTGTTCTACCGCGTGAAGGACCCTGCCCTCTTCGAAGGCAAGAACCTGGTGATCTGCGGCGGCGGCGACTCCGCCCTGGACTGGGCCCTGAACTTCGTGGGCAAGGCCGAATCCGTGGTGCTGCTGCACCGCCGTGAGGAATTCCGCGCCGCGCCCGCATCGGTCGCCAAGATGAAGCAGCTGTGCGACGAGTATGAGATGCAGCTCATTATCGGCCAGGCCAGCGGCTTCGAAACCAAGGACGGCAAGCTGAGCGAACTGCGCGTGACCGGCGCCGACGGCGTGACCCGCCGGGTGCCGCTGGACATGCTGCTGGTGTTCTACGGCCTGTCGCCGAAGCTGGGCCCGATCGCCGAATGGGGCCTGGAGATCGAACGCAAGCAGCTCAAGGTGATGAACACCGAGAAGTTCGAGACCAATGTGCCGGGCATCTTCGCCGTGGGCGACATCAACACTTACCCTGGCAAGAAGAAGCTGATTCTCTCCGGCTTCCACGAAGCCGCGCTCGCCGCTTTCGGCGCCGCGCCCTACATCTTCCCGGACAAGAAGATCCATATGCAGTACACCACCACCTCGCCCAAGCTGCACAAGGTGCTGGGCGTGGAAACCCCGGTGTTTGATTGA
- the fdxA gene encoding ferredoxin FdxA has translation MTHVVTESCIACRYTDCVDVCPVDCFREGPNFLAIDPDECIDCAVCVAECPVNAIFAEEDVPSDQQQFIKINADLSRNWPSITKTKMALPEAEQFKDVKEKAHLLAR, from the coding sequence ATGACCCACGTTGTCACCGAATCCTGCATCGCCTGCCGCTACACGGACTGCGTCGATGTTTGCCCGGTCGATTGCTTCCGCGAAGGCCCGAATTTCCTGGCGATTGACCCCGACGAGTGCATCGACTGCGCCGTGTGCGTCGCCGAATGCCCGGTCAACGCCATCTTCGCCGAGGAAGACGTGCCGTCCGACCAGCAGCAATTCATCAAGATCAATGCCGACCTCTCGCGCAACTGGCCTTCGATCACGAAGACCAAGATGGCGCTGCCCGAGGCGGAGCAGTTCAAGGATGTGAAGGAAAAGGCGCACCTGCTGGCGCGCTAA
- a CDS encoding protealysin inhibitor emfourin gives MKITVKGSGGFAGLVRRHEVDTQACAAGPALEAAVRDSGFFAAPAAEESVGADFMRWTIDIADQGRQHSISFPEDGGPAQQRWQPLLDRILSA, from the coding sequence ATGAAGATCACGGTGAAGGGCAGCGGCGGCTTCGCCGGCCTCGTGCGACGGCACGAGGTCGATACGCAGGCCTGCGCCGCCGGCCCGGCACTGGAGGCCGCTGTCCGCGACAGCGGCTTTTTCGCCGCCCCTGCGGCCGAGGAGAGCGTGGGGGCCGATTTCATGCGCTGGACCATCGACATTGCCGACCAAGGGCGGCAGCACAGCATCTCCTTCCCCGAAGACGGCGGGCCCGCCCAGCAGCGCTGGCAGCCCCTGCTCGACCGTATCCTCTCCGCCTGA
- a CDS encoding gluzincin family metallopeptidase gives MDEKVIVPVEAVLTKSVALPVGYVPTPSAPYRIHRRAAALTQQPGQPRLKNAGLSPSLPATPPAGSRVLMWKQDPSVSELGTRKAFIPGVILEGPRDARITYGQPGIAPVSPNAFGDFIMSPNTDQFDAVHTFAVVRQTLTMYQRVLAEGDSGAPLPWAWNSGQNTNPLQVFPHGLPNVMNAYYSRSDRALKFGDFVPSGSTDRIFTCRSFDIVSHETGHAVLDGLKPMWILSSAPPQTGGLHEAFGDLTAIFLCLSQLDQVEAVIAQTKADLHDKTFLADMAEQFGLALGRTNGLRNADNDLKLSETGNEVHAISQVFTGAVYDILADIFAFERQPGLVDDAALLHRVGNYVCSLTLRSLVAAPDRNANYSHVVNQMLKICEADGKPVEYRNFIRNRFALREVVVSPVPLTDDQQSGVSLAPMVEDAPGALQDRRACCGTMNNAQYFDLEGVLESERQALAKWCQGYAARRPQNEPASSEEEAVK, from the coding sequence ATGGACGAGAAAGTGATTGTGCCGGTCGAGGCCGTGCTCACCAAATCCGTCGCGCTGCCGGTGGGCTATGTGCCCACGCCCTCCGCGCCCTACCGCATTCACCGCCGGGCCGCCGCGCTGACGCAGCAGCCCGGCCAGCCGCGCCTGAAGAACGCGGGCCTCTCGCCCAGCCTGCCCGCCACCCCGCCCGCCGGTTCGCGCGTGCTGATGTGGAAGCAGGACCCCTCGGTGAGCGAACTGGGCACCCGCAAGGCCTTCATTCCGGGCGTGATCCTGGAAGGCCCGCGCGACGCCCGCATCACCTATGGCCAGCCGGGCATCGCCCCGGTCTCGCCGAACGCCTTCGGCGACTTCATCATGTCGCCCAACACCGACCAGTTCGACGCCGTGCACACCTTCGCCGTGGTGCGCCAGACCCTGACCATGTACCAGCGCGTGCTGGCCGAGGGCGACAGCGGCGCGCCCCTGCCCTGGGCCTGGAACAGCGGCCAGAACACGAATCCCCTGCAGGTCTTCCCGCACGGCCTGCCGAACGTGATGAACGCCTACTACAGCCGCAGCGACCGCGCCCTCAAGTTCGGCGACTTCGTGCCCAGCGGCTCCACCGACCGCATCTTCACCTGCCGCTCCTTCGACATCGTGTCCCATGAAACGGGCCATGCCGTGCTGGACGGCCTGAAGCCCATGTGGATACTGAGCAGCGCCCCGCCGCAGACGGGCGGCCTGCACGAGGCGTTCGGCGACCTGACGGCCATCTTCCTCTGCCTTTCCCAGCTGGACCAGGTGGAGGCCGTGATCGCCCAGACCAAGGCCGACCTGCACGACAAGACCTTCCTCGCCGACATGGCCGAACAGTTCGGCCTGGCGCTGGGCCGCACCAACGGCCTGCGCAATGCGGACAACGACCTGAAGCTCTCGGAAACGGGCAACGAAGTGCACGCCATCTCCCAGGTGTTCACGGGCGCCGTCTACGACATCCTGGCCGACATCTTCGCCTTCGAGCGCCAGCCCGGGCTGGTCGACGACGCGGCCCTGCTGCACCGCGTGGGCAACTACGTGTGCAGCCTGACCCTGCGCTCACTGGTGGCGGCCCCCGACCGCAACGCCAACTATTCGCACGTGGTGAACCAGATGCTCAAGATCTGCGAGGCGGACGGCAAGCCGGTGGAATACCGCAACTTCATCCGCAACCGCTTCGCCCTGCGCGAGGTGGTGGTGTCGCCCGTGCCGCTCACGGACGACCAGCAGTCCGGCGTGTCCCTGGCCCCCATGGTGGAAGACGCGCCCGGCGCGCTCCAGGACCGGCGCGCCTGCTGCGGCACCATGAACAACGCCCAGTACTTCGACCTGGAAGGCGTGCTGGAGAGCGAACGCCAGGCCCTGGCCAAGTGGTGCCAGGGCTACGCGGCGCGCCGGCCCCAGAACGAACCGGCCAGCAGCGAGGAAGAAGCCGTCAAATAA